The following proteins come from a genomic window of Yinghuangia sp. ASG 101:
- a CDS encoding RidA family protein, giving the protein MAHRLGNPATLHDPVGYGYSHIAAAPAADLVFVAGQYASDTEGHVVSEDFAAQVEQAFANVGRALASEGLGFADVAVLRTYIVDHDEAKLAALLTVIARIWGETPPAQTLLGVAALALPDMLFEVDAVAVRP; this is encoded by the coding sequence GTGGCACACCGTCTCGGCAACCCCGCGACCCTGCACGACCCCGTCGGCTACGGCTACAGCCACATCGCCGCCGCCCCCGCCGCCGACCTGGTGTTCGTCGCCGGACAGTACGCCTCCGACACCGAAGGCCACGTGGTGTCCGAGGACTTCGCCGCACAGGTCGAGCAGGCGTTCGCCAACGTCGGGCGCGCACTGGCCTCCGAAGGCCTCGGCTTCGCCGACGTCGCCGTCCTGCGCACGTACATCGTCGACCACGACGAGGCGAAGCTCGCCGCCCTGCTCACGGTGATCGCCCGGATCTGGGGTGAAACCCCGCCCGCCCAAACCCTGTTGGGCGTGGCCGCACTCGCCCTCCCCGACATGCTCTTCGAGGTGGACGCCGTCGCGGTCCGGCCCTGA
- a CDS encoding TetR/AcrR family transcriptional regulator — MTIAKGARLELIGESAVHLLAERGMRGLTHRAVDEAAGLPLGSTSYYARTRAALLNVALARMTSMEAGEFAEAAAAGATGDEPPGLAALLPTDVDGVVDLLTGFVRDAIRDGRDQKIARYELALEATRRADLREAYDEAGRVFREAAVALVAALGARDPVRQGRVLVAWCEGVMFDSIAGAGWSTPPSREEISMGLRELLGGMLASP, encoded by the coding sequence GTGACCATCGCCAAAGGCGCACGCCTCGAACTCATCGGCGAATCCGCCGTCCACCTGCTCGCCGAGCGCGGCATGCGCGGCCTGACGCACCGGGCGGTCGACGAGGCCGCGGGGCTGCCGCTCGGCTCGACGTCCTACTACGCGCGGACGCGTGCCGCGCTGCTCAACGTCGCGCTGGCCCGGATGACGAGCATGGAGGCGGGGGAGTTCGCCGAGGCCGCCGCGGCGGGGGCGACCGGCGACGAACCCCCGGGGCTGGCGGCGCTGCTGCCGACCGACGTCGACGGAGTCGTCGACCTGCTCACGGGCTTCGTCCGCGACGCGATCCGCGATGGCCGCGACCAGAAGATCGCCCGCTACGAACTCGCGCTGGAGGCGACCCGCCGCGCCGATCTGCGTGAGGCGTACGACGAGGCCGGGCGCGTCTTCCGCGAGGCCGCGGTGGCGCTCGTGGCCGCGCTGGGCGCGCGGGACCCGGTGCGCCAGGGCCGGGTCCTGGTCGCGTGGTGTGAGGGCGTGATGTTCGACTCGATCGCCGGGGCGGGCTGGTCGACGCCCCCGTCGCGCGAGGAAATCAGCATGGGGCTGCGGGAGTTGCTGGGCGGGATGCTGGCCTCGCCCTGA
- a CDS encoding FAD-dependent monooxygenase: MPTATPGTAVVVGAGIGGLAAACALHRDGWEVTVLERRLPVEPVGAGIAIAPNGLRALDTIGAGDRVRGLAAVQGAAALRRPDGRVLATTSPDAFRARFGDPMVVATRAAVLDALVAPLPAGALRAGAVVDVHPGDTDRPATVTTERGERFDADLVVAGDGIRSTVRRRVLPDQPEPRYAGFTTWRSICPPPASPLAIGETWGRGRIFGAMPLADGRVYWYATADRPAGQRLPDPRADVLDLFGDWHDPIPELIASVPSAAVLHLDAHWTATPPPALHVGRVALLGDAAHAMTPNLGQGGNQALEDAVELATVLARDGADVIGALSAYTDLRLARTSAVVRMSRRMGAMSRRRSRPAVAFRDTLLRWSARLGSDAALRPLDGIMAWRPLPRS; encoded by the coding sequence ATGCCCACGGCAACGCCCGGGACCGCGGTCGTCGTCGGCGCCGGAATCGGCGGTCTCGCGGCGGCGTGCGCGCTGCACCGCGACGGCTGGGAGGTCACCGTGCTCGAACGGCGGCTGCCCGTCGAACCCGTGGGCGCCGGGATCGCCATCGCACCCAACGGACTGCGGGCGCTGGACACCATCGGCGCGGGGGACCGCGTCCGCGGCCTCGCCGCTGTCCAAGGCGCCGCGGCTCTGCGCCGACCGGACGGACGGGTCCTCGCCACCACCAGCCCGGACGCCTTCCGCGCGCGCTTCGGCGACCCCATGGTGGTGGCCACGCGCGCGGCCGTGCTGGACGCCCTGGTCGCCCCGCTGCCCGCCGGCGCCCTGCGCGCGGGGGCCGTCGTCGACGTCCACCCCGGCGACACCGACCGCCCCGCGACGGTCACGACCGAGCGGGGTGAGCGCTTCGACGCCGACCTGGTCGTCGCCGGAGACGGAATCCGGTCGACGGTCCGCCGCCGGGTCCTCCCCGATCAGCCGGAACCGCGCTACGCGGGCTTCACGACCTGGCGGTCGATCTGCCCGCCGCCCGCGTCGCCCCTCGCCATCGGCGAAACCTGGGGCCGGGGCCGGATCTTCGGCGCCATGCCGCTCGCCGACGGACGCGTCTACTGGTACGCCACCGCCGATCGGCCCGCCGGGCAGAGGCTCCCCGACCCGCGCGCCGACGTGCTCGACCTCTTCGGCGACTGGCACGACCCGATCCCCGAGCTGATCGCCTCCGTGCCCTCCGCGGCGGTCCTGCACCTCGACGCGCACTGGACCGCCACACCGCCGCCCGCGCTGCACGTCGGCCGCGTGGCGCTGCTCGGCGACGCCGCCCACGCCATGACGCCCAACCTCGGCCAGGGCGGCAACCAGGCACTGGAGGACGCCGTCGAGCTGGCCACGGTCCTCGCGCGCGACGGGGCGGACGTCATCGGCGCCTTGTCGGCGTACACCGACCTGCGGCTCGCGCGGACGTCGGCCGTGGTCCGCATGTCGAGGCGCATGGGCGCGATGAGCCGCCGGCGGTCCCGGCCGGCGGTCGCCTTCCGGGACACGCTGCTGCGCTGGTCGGCGCGTCTCGGGTCCGACGCGGCCCTCAGGCCGCTCGACGGCATCATGGCGTGGCGCCCGCTGCCGCGCTCCTGA
- a CDS encoding cupin domain-containing protein, with protein sequence MPGESTVPGAATVIRSAEARRVATPNAAMTTLVSPTHGDSPQALWRVEAAPGATGPTHTNDRPQVWTILTGAATVDIAGEQTELAAGDTVVIPSGVSRRVLADTATGYTAICMGPADARVTAGDRGPIPLPWAE encoded by the coding sequence ATGCCCGGCGAGTCCACCGTGCCCGGTGCCGCGACCGTGATCCGCTCCGCCGAGGCGCGCCGCGTCGCCACCCCGAACGCCGCCATGACCACGCTCGTCTCCCCCACACACGGCGACAGCCCGCAGGCGCTGTGGCGCGTCGAGGCCGCCCCCGGCGCCACCGGGCCGACGCACACCAACGACCGGCCGCAGGTCTGGACGATCCTGACCGGCGCCGCGACCGTCGACATCGCCGGCGAGCAGACCGAACTCGCCGCCGGGGACACGGTCGTGATCCCCTCGGGCGTCTCCCGCCGGGTCCTCGCCGACACCGCCACCGGCTACACCGCGATCTGCATGGGCCCCGCCGACGCCCGCGTCACCGCCGGCGACCGCGGGCCGATCCCGCTGCCCTGGGCCGAATAA